The Carassius auratus strain Wakin chromosome 27, ASM336829v1, whole genome shotgun sequence genome includes a region encoding these proteins:
- the LOC113045170 gene encoding MAU2 chromatid cohesion factor homolog isoform X1, whose protein sequence is MMAAGTEAPDSWYLALLGFAEHFRTSSPPKIRLCVHCLQAVFQFKPPQRVEARTHLQLGSVLYHHTKNSELARTHLEKAWFISQQIAQFEDVKFEAASLLSELYCQQKFSSLLKNLVDSAKPLLRKAIQISQQTPYWHCRLLFQLAQLHTLEKDLVSACDLLGVGAEYARVVGSEYTRALFLLSKGMLLLMERKLQEVHPLLTLCGQIVETWQGNPIQKESLRVFFLVLQVTHYLDAGQVKSVKPCLKQLQQCIQTISTLHDDEILPSNSADLFHWLPKEHMCVLVYLVTVMHSMQAGYLEKAQKYTDKALMQLEKLKMLDCSPILSSFQVILLEHIIMCRLVTGHKATALQEISQVCQLCQQSPRLFSNHAAQLHTLLGLYCISVNCMDNAEAQFTTALRLTSHQELWTFIVTNLASVYIREGNRHQELYNLLERINPDQNFPVSSHCLRAAAFYIRGLLSFFQGRYNEAKRFLRETLKMSNAEDLNRLTACSLVLLGHIFYVLGNHRESNNMVVPAMQLASKIPDMSVQLWSSALLKDLNKACGNSMDAHEAAQMHQNFSQQLLQDHIAACSLPEHNLISWTEGPPPVQIQAQNGPTTSLASLL, encoded by the exons atGATGGCGGCAGGCACGGAGGCCCCGGACTCCTGGTATCTCGCTCTTCTCGGTTTCGCCGAACATTTCCGAACCTCCAGTCCTCCAAAAATCCGCTTGTGTGTGCACTGCCTCCAGGCCGTCTTCCAGTTCAAGCCCCCGCAGAGAGTGGAGGCCCGCACGCACCTGCAGCTCGGCTCGGTGCTCTATCACCACACGAAGAACAGCGAGCTGGCCCGCACGCACCTCGAGAAAGCG tggTTCATTTCACAGCAG ATAGCTCAGTTTGAGGATGTGAAGTTCGAGGCGGCGAGTCTCCTGTCGGAGCTCTACTGTCAGCAG AAGTTCTCTTCTCTTCTGAAGAACCTGGTTGATTCGGCGAAACCACTGCTACGAAAGGCCATCCAGATCTCACAGCAGACCCCCTACTGGCACTGCAGACTGCTCTTCCAGCTCGCG CAACTGCACACTCTGGAGAAGGACCTGGTGTCAGCGTGTGATCTTCTGGGGGTCGGAGCGGAGTACGCCAGAGTGGTGGGCTCTGAATACACCAg AGCTCTCTTCCTGTTGAGCAAAGGCATG CTGCTGCTGATGGAGCGTAAGCTGCAGGAGGTTCATCcgctcctgactctctgtggACAGATCGTGGAGACCTGGCAGGGAAACCCCATCCAGAAGGAGTCTCTGCGCGTCTTCTTCCTGGTGCTGCAGGTCACACATTACCTGGACGCCGGacag gtgaagaGCGTCAAGCCGTGTCTGAAGCAGCTGCAGCAGTGCATCCAGACCATCTCCACGCTCCACGATGATGAGATCCTGCCCAGTAACTCGGCCGATCTCTTCCACTGGCTGCCCAAAGAGCACATGTGTGTCCTGGTCTACCTG gtgacgGTCATGCACTCGATGCAGGCTGGGTATCTGGAGAAAGCTCAGAAATACACTGATAAAGCCCTCATGCAGCTGGAGAAGCTGAAGA tgtTGGACTGCAGCCCCATCCTTTCCTCGTTTCAAGTCATTCTGCTGGAGCACATCATCATGTGTCGTCTGGTGACGGGACACAAGGCCACGGCGCtgcaggag atctcTCAGGTGTGTCAGCTCTGTCAGCAGTCTCCACGGCTCTTCTCCAATCACGCGGCTCAGCTCCACACACTGCTG ggcttGTACTGTATCTCTGTTAACTGTATGGACAACGCTGAGGCCCAGTTCACGACAGCGCTACGG ctcACCTCCCATCAGGAGCTGTGGACGTTCATCGTCACTAACCTGGCGAGTGTGTACATCAGAGAGGGGAACAGACATCAGGAG CTCTACAACCTGCTGGAGAGGATAAACCCAGACCAGAACTTCCCCGTCAG TTCTCACTGTCTGCGCGCCGCTGCCTTCTACATCAGAGGACTTCTGTCCTTCTTCCAGGGACGCTACAACGAGGCCAA gcgtTTCCTGCGCGAGACGCTGAAGATGTCGAATGCGGAGGATCTGAATCGTCTGACGGCCTGCTCTCTGGTGCTGCTGGGACACATATTCTACGTGCTGGGGAACCACAGA gAGAGTAACAACATGGTGGTTCCAGCGATGCAGCTGGCCAGTAAGATCCCAGACATGTCTGTGCAGCTCTGGTCATCCGCTCTGCTCAAGG ATCTGAACAAGGCCTGTGGGAACTCGATGGACGCACATGAAGCAGCGCAGATGCACCAGAACTTCTCCCAGCAGCTCCTGCAGGATCACATCGCCGCCTGCAGCCTGCCGGAGCACAACCTCATCAGC TGGACTGAAGGCCCTCCTCCTGTGCAGATTCAGGCTCAGAATGGACCCACCACCAGCCTGGCCAGCctgctttaa
- the LOC113045169 gene encoding SURP and G-patch domain-containing protein 1-like isoform X2, which produces MESSDAGRGGWKTHQKSKLNVIMRQEELIAQKKREIEARLKEQALKKQKPIQNLNQNQNLNQNQSSSSPPSEASSSSSSSSSSSSSSFSSSSSNKFVNDGSFLQQFLKMQREKSSADEGSTGSAPSAQSPPTAGGQAQKRSVLIGKRPGLGVSSMINQIKNYAPSKKPALPAARPSVFSSPDDEDEEDDDADFLEVKVSPPEDGDLRLVIDKMASFVAEGGSELERKAMEDYREDPVFSFLFEKSSKEHLYYRKRVAEIRRDASLQTDVDDSTRKVAEKLARFVADGGPEVEIMAAQHNRDNPAFSFLYDYQSAAHRFYKAKVDELRQDKSSTESQTSVQNDSQEHTHTHTAAKRKRKSRWGAEDDKVELPTPTVISPTAPAAASSTPALTDQELSSLGYKKGKPVGLVGVTELSDDQKKQLKEQQEMQEMFDMIMKHKRAMQDMQLLWEKAIKNHQHEYDSDEELDPDDGTWEHRLRHMEMEKTREWAEQLTEMGKGKHFIGDFLPPDELEKFMETFKALKEGRDPDYSEYKEFKLTVENIGFKMLMKMGWKEGDGLGSDGQGIKNPVSRGSTAVDGAGFGVDRPAELSKSDDEYDAFRKRMMLAYRFRPNPLNNPRRPYY; this is translated from the exons ATGGAGTCTAGCGATGCAG gtcgtGGCGGCTGGAAGACTCATCAGAAGAGTAAACTGAATGTGATCATGAGACAGGAGGAGCTGATTGctcagaagaagagagagatcGAGGCCAGACTGAAAGAGCAGGCTCTGAAGAAGCAGAAGCCCATCCAGAACctgaaccagaaccagaacctgAACCAGAACCAGTCCAGCAG ttctcCTCCCTCAGAAgcatcttcctcatcctcctcctcatcctcctcttcctcgtccTCCTTCTCCTCATCCTCATCTAATAAGTTTGTGAACGATGGCAGTTTCCTGCAGCAGTTCCTGAAGATGCAGCGAGAGAAATCCAGCGCTGATGAAG GATCCACTGGCTCCGCCCCCAGTGCTCAGAGCCCGCCCACAGCCGGAGGTCAGGCTCAGAAGAGGAGCGTTCTGATTGGGAAGCGTCCAGGTCTGGGGGTCAGCAGCATGATCAATCAGATCAAGAACTACGCCCCGTCCAAGAAGCCAGCGCTGCCCGCGGCCCGCCCCAGTGTGTTCAGCTCCCccgatgatgaagatgaggaggacGATGATGCAGACTTTCTGGAGGTCAAAG TTTCCCCCCCAGAGGACGGAGATCTGCGTCTGGTCATCGATAAGATGGCCTCGTTCGTCGCTGAAGGCGGCTCAGAGCTGGAGAGGAAGGCCATGGAGGACTACAGAGAGGATCCGGTCTTCTC GTTCTTGTTTGAGAAGAGCAGTAAGGAGCATCTGTACTACAGGAAGAGAGTGGCAGAGATCAGACGAGACGCGTCGCTGCAGACCGATG TGGACGACAGCACCAGGAAGGTGGCGGAGAAACTGGCGCGCTTCGTGGCGGACGGCGGCCCAGAGGTGGAGATCATGGCTGCTCAACACAACCGAGACAATCCTGCCTTCAG TTTCCTGTACGACTATCAGAGCGCGGCTCATCGCTTCTATAAGGCTAAAGTGGACGAGCTGCGTCAGGATAAGAGCAGCACTGAGTCGCAGACGTCTGTTCAGAACGActcacaggaacacacacacacacacaccgctgccaagaggaagaggaagagccgCTGGGGAGCCGAAGATGATAAAGTGGAGCTGCCCACACCGACAGTCATCAGCCCTACTGCTCCAGCGGCCGCATCCAGCACGCCTGCACTgaccg atcagGAGCTGAGCAGTCTGGGATATAAGAAGGGGAAGCCGGTGGGTCTGGTGGGTGTGACGGAGCTGTCAGACGATCAGAAGAAACAACTCAAAGAACAACAGGAA ATGCAGGAGATGTTCGACATGATCATGAAGCACAAGCGTGCGATGCAGGACATGCAGCTGCTGTGGGAGAAGGCCATCAAGAACCACCAGCACGAGTACGACAGCGACGAGGAGCTGGATCCTGACGACGGAACCTGGGAGCATCGGCTCAGACACATGGAGATGGAGAAGAcccgag agtGGGCGGAGCAGCTGACGGAGATGGGCAAAGGGAAGCACTTCATTGGTGACTTCCTGCCTCCGGATGAGCTGGAGAAGTTCATGGAGACTTTCAAAGCTCTGAAG GAGGGCAGAGACCCAGATTACTCCGAGTACAAAGAGTTCAAGCTGACGGTGGAGAACATCGGCTTCAAGATGCTGATGAAGATGGGCTGGAAGGAGGGAGATGGACTCGGCTCAGATGGACAGGGCATCAAGAACCCTGTCAGCAG aggctCCACGGCGGTGGACGGCGCAGGCTTCGGTGTGGACAGACCCGCTGAACTCTCGAAGAGTGATGATGAGTATGATGCTTTCCGTAAGAGGATGATGCTTGCATATCGCTTCAGACCCAACCCTCTG AACAATCCCAGAAGGCCATACTACTGA
- the LOC113045170 gene encoding MAU2 chromatid cohesion factor homolog isoform X2 yields the protein MMAAGTEAPDSWYLALLGFAEHFRTSSPPKIRLCVHCLQAVFQFKPPQRVEARTHLQLGSVLYHHTKNSELARTHLEKAWFISQQIAQFEDVKFEAASLLSELYCQQNLVDSAKPLLRKAIQISQQTPYWHCRLLFQLAQLHTLEKDLVSACDLLGVGAEYARVVGSEYTRALFLLSKGMLLLMERKLQEVHPLLTLCGQIVETWQGNPIQKESLRVFFLVLQVTHYLDAGQVKSVKPCLKQLQQCIQTISTLHDDEILPSNSADLFHWLPKEHMCVLVYLVTVMHSMQAGYLEKAQKYTDKALMQLEKLKMLDCSPILSSFQVILLEHIIMCRLVTGHKATALQEISQVCQLCQQSPRLFSNHAAQLHTLLGLYCISVNCMDNAEAQFTTALRLTSHQELWTFIVTNLASVYIREGNRHQELYNLLERINPDQNFPVSSHCLRAAAFYIRGLLSFFQGRYNEAKRFLRETLKMSNAEDLNRLTACSLVLLGHIFYVLGNHRESNNMVVPAMQLASKIPDMSVQLWSSALLKDLNKACGNSMDAHEAAQMHQNFSQQLLQDHIAACSLPEHNLISWTEGPPPVQIQAQNGPTTSLASLL from the exons atGATGGCGGCAGGCACGGAGGCCCCGGACTCCTGGTATCTCGCTCTTCTCGGTTTCGCCGAACATTTCCGAACCTCCAGTCCTCCAAAAATCCGCTTGTGTGTGCACTGCCTCCAGGCCGTCTTCCAGTTCAAGCCCCCGCAGAGAGTGGAGGCCCGCACGCACCTGCAGCTCGGCTCGGTGCTCTATCACCACACGAAGAACAGCGAGCTGGCCCGCACGCACCTCGAGAAAGCG tggTTCATTTCACAGCAG ATAGCTCAGTTTGAGGATGTGAAGTTCGAGGCGGCGAGTCTCCTGTCGGAGCTCTACTGTCAGCAG AACCTGGTTGATTCGGCGAAACCACTGCTACGAAAGGCCATCCAGATCTCACAGCAGACCCCCTACTGGCACTGCAGACTGCTCTTCCAGCTCGCG CAACTGCACACTCTGGAGAAGGACCTGGTGTCAGCGTGTGATCTTCTGGGGGTCGGAGCGGAGTACGCCAGAGTGGTGGGCTCTGAATACACCAg AGCTCTCTTCCTGTTGAGCAAAGGCATG CTGCTGCTGATGGAGCGTAAGCTGCAGGAGGTTCATCcgctcctgactctctgtggACAGATCGTGGAGACCTGGCAGGGAAACCCCATCCAGAAGGAGTCTCTGCGCGTCTTCTTCCTGGTGCTGCAGGTCACACATTACCTGGACGCCGGacag gtgaagaGCGTCAAGCCGTGTCTGAAGCAGCTGCAGCAGTGCATCCAGACCATCTCCACGCTCCACGATGATGAGATCCTGCCCAGTAACTCGGCCGATCTCTTCCACTGGCTGCCCAAAGAGCACATGTGTGTCCTGGTCTACCTG gtgacgGTCATGCACTCGATGCAGGCTGGGTATCTGGAGAAAGCTCAGAAATACACTGATAAAGCCCTCATGCAGCTGGAGAAGCTGAAGA tgtTGGACTGCAGCCCCATCCTTTCCTCGTTTCAAGTCATTCTGCTGGAGCACATCATCATGTGTCGTCTGGTGACGGGACACAAGGCCACGGCGCtgcaggag atctcTCAGGTGTGTCAGCTCTGTCAGCAGTCTCCACGGCTCTTCTCCAATCACGCGGCTCAGCTCCACACACTGCTG ggcttGTACTGTATCTCTGTTAACTGTATGGACAACGCTGAGGCCCAGTTCACGACAGCGCTACGG ctcACCTCCCATCAGGAGCTGTGGACGTTCATCGTCACTAACCTGGCGAGTGTGTACATCAGAGAGGGGAACAGACATCAGGAG CTCTACAACCTGCTGGAGAGGATAAACCCAGACCAGAACTTCCCCGTCAG TTCTCACTGTCTGCGCGCCGCTGCCTTCTACATCAGAGGACTTCTGTCCTTCTTCCAGGGACGCTACAACGAGGCCAA gcgtTTCCTGCGCGAGACGCTGAAGATGTCGAATGCGGAGGATCTGAATCGTCTGACGGCCTGCTCTCTGGTGCTGCTGGGACACATATTCTACGTGCTGGGGAACCACAGA gAGAGTAACAACATGGTGGTTCCAGCGATGCAGCTGGCCAGTAAGATCCCAGACATGTCTGTGCAGCTCTGGTCATCCGCTCTGCTCAAGG ATCTGAACAAGGCCTGTGGGAACTCGATGGACGCACATGAAGCAGCGCAGATGCACCAGAACTTCTCCCAGCAGCTCCTGCAGGATCACATCGCCGCCTGCAGCCTGCCGGAGCACAACCTCATCAGC TGGACTGAAGGCCCTCCTCCTGTGCAGATTCAGGCTCAGAATGGACCCACCACCAGCCTGGCCAGCctgctttaa
- the LOC113045169 gene encoding SURP and G-patch domain-containing protein 1-like isoform X1, which translates to MESSDAGRGGWKTHQKSKLNVIMRQEELIAQKKREIEARLKEQALKKQKPIQNLNQNQNLNQNQSSSSPPSEASSSSSSSSSSSSSSFSSSSSNKFVNDGSFLQQFLKMQREKSSADEGSTGSAPSAQSPPTAGGQAQKRSVLIGKRPGLGVSSMINQIKNYAPSKKPALPAARPSVFSSPDDEDEEDDDADFLEVKVSPPEDGDLRLVIDKMASFVAEGGSELERKAMEDYREDPVFSFLFEKSSKEHLYYRKRVAEIRRDASLQTDVSSSVDDSTRKVAEKLARFVADGGPEVEIMAAQHNRDNPAFSFLYDYQSAAHRFYKAKVDELRQDKSSTESQTSVQNDSQEHTHTHTAAKRKRKSRWGAEDDKVELPTPTVISPTAPAAASSTPALTDQELSSLGYKKGKPVGLVGVTELSDDQKKQLKEQQEMQEMFDMIMKHKRAMQDMQLLWEKAIKNHQHEYDSDEELDPDDGTWEHRLRHMEMEKTREWAEQLTEMGKGKHFIGDFLPPDELEKFMETFKALKEGRDPDYSEYKEFKLTVENIGFKMLMKMGWKEGDGLGSDGQGIKNPVSRGSTAVDGAGFGVDRPAELSKSDDEYDAFRKRMMLAYRFRPNPLNNPRRPYY; encoded by the exons ATGGAGTCTAGCGATGCAG gtcgtGGCGGCTGGAAGACTCATCAGAAGAGTAAACTGAATGTGATCATGAGACAGGAGGAGCTGATTGctcagaagaagagagagatcGAGGCCAGACTGAAAGAGCAGGCTCTGAAGAAGCAGAAGCCCATCCAGAACctgaaccagaaccagaacctgAACCAGAACCAGTCCAGCAG ttctcCTCCCTCAGAAgcatcttcctcatcctcctcctcatcctcctcttcctcgtccTCCTTCTCCTCATCCTCATCTAATAAGTTTGTGAACGATGGCAGTTTCCTGCAGCAGTTCCTGAAGATGCAGCGAGAGAAATCCAGCGCTGATGAAG GATCCACTGGCTCCGCCCCCAGTGCTCAGAGCCCGCCCACAGCCGGAGGTCAGGCTCAGAAGAGGAGCGTTCTGATTGGGAAGCGTCCAGGTCTGGGGGTCAGCAGCATGATCAATCAGATCAAGAACTACGCCCCGTCCAAGAAGCCAGCGCTGCCCGCGGCCCGCCCCAGTGTGTTCAGCTCCCccgatgatgaagatgaggaggacGATGATGCAGACTTTCTGGAGGTCAAAG TTTCCCCCCCAGAGGACGGAGATCTGCGTCTGGTCATCGATAAGATGGCCTCGTTCGTCGCTGAAGGCGGCTCAGAGCTGGAGAGGAAGGCCATGGAGGACTACAGAGAGGATCCGGTCTTCTC GTTCTTGTTTGAGAAGAGCAGTAAGGAGCATCTGTACTACAGGAAGAGAGTGGCAGAGATCAGACGAGACGCGTCGCTGCAGACCGATG TCTCCTCCTCAGTGGACGACAGCACCAGGAAGGTGGCGGAGAAACTGGCGCGCTTCGTGGCGGACGGCGGCCCAGAGGTGGAGATCATGGCTGCTCAACACAACCGAGACAATCCTGCCTTCAG TTTCCTGTACGACTATCAGAGCGCGGCTCATCGCTTCTATAAGGCTAAAGTGGACGAGCTGCGTCAGGATAAGAGCAGCACTGAGTCGCAGACGTCTGTTCAGAACGActcacaggaacacacacacacacacaccgctgccaagaggaagaggaagagccgCTGGGGAGCCGAAGATGATAAAGTGGAGCTGCCCACACCGACAGTCATCAGCCCTACTGCTCCAGCGGCCGCATCCAGCACGCCTGCACTgaccg atcagGAGCTGAGCAGTCTGGGATATAAGAAGGGGAAGCCGGTGGGTCTGGTGGGTGTGACGGAGCTGTCAGACGATCAGAAGAAACAACTCAAAGAACAACAGGAA ATGCAGGAGATGTTCGACATGATCATGAAGCACAAGCGTGCGATGCAGGACATGCAGCTGCTGTGGGAGAAGGCCATCAAGAACCACCAGCACGAGTACGACAGCGACGAGGAGCTGGATCCTGACGACGGAACCTGGGAGCATCGGCTCAGACACATGGAGATGGAGAAGAcccgag agtGGGCGGAGCAGCTGACGGAGATGGGCAAAGGGAAGCACTTCATTGGTGACTTCCTGCCTCCGGATGAGCTGGAGAAGTTCATGGAGACTTTCAAAGCTCTGAAG GAGGGCAGAGACCCAGATTACTCCGAGTACAAAGAGTTCAAGCTGACGGTGGAGAACATCGGCTTCAAGATGCTGATGAAGATGGGCTGGAAGGAGGGAGATGGACTCGGCTCAGATGGACAGGGCATCAAGAACCCTGTCAGCAG aggctCCACGGCGGTGGACGGCGCAGGCTTCGGTGTGGACAGACCCGCTGAACTCTCGAAGAGTGATGATGAGTATGATGCTTTCCGTAAGAGGATGATGCTTGCATATCGCTTCAGACCCAACCCTCTG AACAATCCCAGAAGGCCATACTACTGA